The genomic stretch AATCAAATTGATAAAAGAAGTGTTGACGGCTATCAAGAGATGTGGAAATTCTCGGATGAAATTGCTTTTTGGCTTAAACTTTTTACAGGAGAATTAGAGCCTAAAAAATACTCAAAAAAAACCGGCATTAAAAAATTCAGAGATAAAAGACGCTTGTTCTTGAACGAAATGTCAGAAGTGATTCAAAATAAAATTATTAAATTTTTTGATAGAAATAGAATTATAATAATAAGCGATATAATCAAGGGAAGAGGTGGATTATCGGCTGATTGGATGTTAGTTACAAGACTTAACAAAGAAAATAAAACAACAACTTGGACACTTAAAGATATTAATGTTGTGATGAATTTCTTTGGCAAAGGGGAAGTGTGCGTTTCACCACGAGGAAGTTTATATATTGGAAGAATTACTACGCAAAGAAAAGGTGGAACTCCAGACCCGACAAAATTA from Candidatus Cloacimonadota bacterium encodes the following:
- a CDS encoding type II restriction endonuclease, translated to MDKRELGSKTAKGGFANEKAICKKFNAWKKDIEAQEWLRIMGYDVKKLDSVKAIQVPTRIKRSDLSKFGVSEEEYEQFVRFKKADAQIRIIIKIGNILKIENLSLKKANKDADYNQIDKRSVDGYQEMWKFSDEIAFWLKLFTGELEPKKYSKKTGIKKFRDKRRLFLNEMSEVIQNKIIKFFDRNRIIIISDIIKGRGGLSADWMLVTRLNKENKTTTWTLKDINVVMNFFGKGEVCVSPRGSLYIGRITTQRKGGTPDPTKLQFKIKPCQLFKLGE